Genomic segment of Sodaliphilus pleomorphus:
CTGCTTGTTCACTGTGATCGTCCTGGCCATTGAGCGCTGGTTCGCCCTGAGCAAGGCCGGTGGCAAAGGCAACCAGACCAAGTTTGTTGCCGATGTGAAGAAAGCCCTCAACAACAAGAACGTTGCTGAGGCCGAGAACCTTTGCCGCAAGCAACAAGGCTCGGTGGGCGCTATCGTCTACTCGGCTTTGCAAAAATACAAAGAAATGGAGCAGTCGCCACTGCCCAAGGAGCAGAAGCTCGGTATCATCCAACAGCAAATCGAAGAGGCTACCGCTCTTGAGATGCCTTCTCTGCAACAGAACCTGCCCATCTGCGCTACCCTCACTACTCTGGGTACCCTCCTCGGTCTGTTCGGTACTGTGCTGGGTATGATCAAGTCGTTCTCGGCTCTGTCTCAATCGGGCGCTCCCGACTCGACTGCACTGTCAACCGGTATCTCTGAGGCTCTTGTGAATACTGCTTCTGGTATCGCAACTGCATCTCTTGCCCTTATTGCTTATAACTACTACACCAACAAGATCGATAACCTGACCTACGCCGTCGATGAGCTTGGTTTCGCTATCGTCAACGCCTATGCTGCTAATCACGAGAAATAATCATTAGGTTTCATCTCAAGATTTACAGATTCAATCAATTTTATAAGTAATAAAAATCAATGGGAAAAGTCAAAGTAAAGAAAAAAGACGCGCGCATAGACATGACGGCTATGTCCGACGTTACCGTTCTTCTGCTGATTTTCTTCTTGTTGACTTCAACTTTCCTTCAGAAGGAGCCTGTGACCGTGATCACGCCAGAGTCGGTTTCTGAAGACAAGGTGCCCGATTCCAAACTGATGACCGTGCTCGTTAGCCCCAAGGGGCAAGTCTACATGGAACTCATCGGTACTGTCGACACCACTGTGATGTCTTCTGAAAACCTGCGCAAGAATGCTCTGGGCAAGATGTGCGAGAAATACAATGTCAAGCTCACTGCCAAAGAGGTCAAAGACTTCTCTAAGATGAACTCCTTTGGCGTTCCAATGAAAAATTTGAAGCAATGGCTCGATCTCAACTCCGATGATCGTGACAAAGCTTTGAAGGAAGGCCCAGGCATCCCTATCGCCATGACCGAATATAACGGCAAGACCACCGAATTCCAAGATTGGGTGAAAGCCGTGTCGGAGGTGATGGAAAGCGCTGGCGAGGCACAAGACATCAGAGACGGTAAGGGTATTGCGATCAAGGCCGATGCCACGACGCCATACCGCATGGTGGAATTAGTGATGAACAACCTGCAGTCAATCAACCGTAATAAGTTTACATTGATGACCGCTCTTAAGAAGGAGGAGGAAAAATAAGACTATGGCAAAGAAAAATTTAAGTCATCAAAAGAAGTTTGATACTCGAATCGACTTTACCCCTATGGTCGATATGAACATGCTTCTGATCACCTTCTTCATGCTGTGTACCACAATGTTGAAGTCGCAAACCCTGAAGATCGCGCTGCCCACCAACAACGACGACAGCAAGACCGAGCAAAACCAGAACCAGGCTGCCGAGTCGCAGGCCATCACCATCATCATCGATGGCAAGGAGGTCGACGACGAGCGTCTCGGTGCTCGCTCCAATCCTCAGGACGTGAAGTTCTACTACTACGAGGGCCAGCTCAACCTGGCCGATCTGTCCAACTTCAAAGAAGCTAAGGGCATCACCTCGGGCGACAATAAGAATATGAACTACCTGCGTTCTATCTTCATGGAGAAGAACAAAGAAGCGCTCAAGCTCATTGCCGTTGAGAAAAAGAAATGGGAAAAACATCAGTTCAGCAAGAACGATGCAGCCAACGATTCTCTCTACCAGGCTGCTGCTACCAAGATTCGCCAGCGCGACGACTTGCATCCACCCATCGTGATGATCAAGCCCACTGGACGTGCAAGCTATAGCGACGTTGTTGCCATTCTCGATGAGATGCAAATCAACAACATTTCTCGTTTCCAGATTGAAACACTCAGCAAGGACGACTCTACAGCTCTCGCCAAGAGAGGCGTGGTGTTGCCACCGGTTGGTAAATAATGATTTTGGTGTTAGGTTTAATGTTGAATTTTAAAATTTAGATTATTATGTCAAACGATGTAGATCTTTCATCAAAAGAATGGTGTGACCTTATTTTTGAAGGTAAAAATAAAGACTTCGGTGCCTATCAGTTGCGACGCACCTCTATTCAGCGTCACAACAAGGCTATGCTTTACACAATCATTGGCTTCATTGTAGCTGCTTGCTTGGTGTTTGCATGGAATGCCTACCAGCGCTGGGAAGCTCAGCGCCAGCTGGCCCTGCAAAATCAGCAACAAACTCAAGAGTTCTCTTTTGGTGCTTCCGAGGAAGAATCTTCCGAGGAAGAGGAAAAGAAGATAGAACAACCTAAGGAGGAAGAAAAACCTGAGGTTGAGGAAGTTGCCCAGCAGGCTGTGACCGAGCTCAAGATTGTGCCCGACGACAAAGTGACCACTCCTCCTCCCACTCAGGACGAGGTGAAGCAGAACGATGCCGCCATC
This window contains:
- a CDS encoding MotA/TolQ/ExbB proton channel family protein; this encodes MEATKPNAPQQPKPQAQPAKAVKKADNNKPVTSDVKGIKNAIWVIVICFVLAECFYIFGLGNGGNFKFSDAGNYLCHWAMPAGVTSTPQNLLGTMYMGGFVVPIILTCLFTVIVLAIERWFALSKAGGKGNQTKFVADVKKALNNKNVAEAENLCRKQQGSVGAIVYSALQKYKEMEQSPLPKEQKLGIIQQQIEEATALEMPSLQQNLPICATLTTLGTLLGLFGTVLGMIKSFSALSQSGAPDSTALSTGISEALVNTASGIATASLALIAYNYYTNKIDNLTYAVDELGFAIVNAYAANHEK
- a CDS encoding ExbD/TolR family protein is translated as MGKVKVKKKDARIDMTAMSDVTVLLLIFFLLTSTFLQKEPVTVITPESVSEDKVPDSKLMTVLVSPKGQVYMELIGTVDTTVMSSENLRKNALGKMCEKYNVKLTAKEVKDFSKMNSFGVPMKNLKQWLDLNSDDRDKALKEGPGIPIAMTEYNGKTTEFQDWVKAVSEVMESAGEAQDIRDGKGIAIKADATTPYRMVELVMNNLQSINRNKFTLMTALKKEEEK
- a CDS encoding ExbD/TolR family protein, whose translation is MAKKNLSHQKKFDTRIDFTPMVDMNMLLITFFMLCTTMLKSQTLKIALPTNNDDSKTEQNQNQAAESQAITIIIDGKEVDDERLGARSNPQDVKFYYYEGQLNLADLSNFKEAKGITSGDNKNMNYLRSIFMEKNKEALKLIAVEKKKWEKHQFSKNDAANDSLYQAAATKIRQRDDLHPPIVMIKPTGRASYSDVVAILDEMQINNISRFQIETLSKDDSTALAKRGVVLPPVGK